A DNA window from Bradyrhizobium sp. CCBAU 53421 contains the following coding sequences:
- a CDS encoding undecaprenyl-phosphate glucose phosphotransferase: MEPFNARSMLDAAASATAARPQVERRRRLSPAALAVTNQKVRGAYSPVVIAGVVRLADFVLLSLVGVGLYLAYVRPIAGGIHWGYIASILGMSAAAVVCFQAADIYQVQIFRGQLRQMTRMISSWAFVFLLFIGVSFLVKLGGEVSRVWLSSFFCVGLAVLIAERLALRSMVRAWAHDGRLDRRTIIVGADQNGEKLIETLNADDDTDIHVLGVFDDRNDARAMDTCAGSPKLGKVDDIVEFARRTRVDLVLFALPISAETRILEMLKKLWVLPVDIRLSAHTNKLRFRPRSYSYLGKVPTLDVFEAPITDWDLVLKWLFDRVVGGLALLAALPVLGLVALAVKLDSSGPVLFRQKRFGFNNERIDVYKFRSLYHHQADPTASKVVTKNDPRVTRVGRFIRKSSLDELPQLFNVVLKGNLSLVGPRPHAVQSKLENRLFDEAVDGYFARHRVKPGITGWAQINGWRGEVDTDEKIQKRVEYDLYYIENWSVLFDLYILLKTPFSLLTKSENAY, encoded by the coding sequence GTGGAACCGTTTAACGCACGCTCGATGCTGGATGCCGCTGCGTCTGCGACGGCCGCTCGGCCGCAGGTCGAACGCCGCCGCCGCTTGTCGCCGGCCGCGCTCGCCGTAACCAATCAAAAAGTTCGCGGCGCCTATTCGCCGGTCGTGATCGCCGGCGTGGTCCGCCTCGCCGATTTCGTGCTGCTCAGCCTGGTCGGCGTCGGGCTCTATCTTGCCTATGTCAGGCCGATCGCCGGCGGCATCCATTGGGGATACATCGCCTCGATCCTCGGCATGTCGGCCGCGGCCGTGGTCTGCTTCCAGGCCGCCGACATCTACCAGGTGCAGATCTTCCGCGGCCAGCTCCGCCAGATGACGCGGATGATCTCGTCATGGGCCTTCGTGTTCCTGCTGTTCATCGGCGTCTCCTTCCTGGTCAAGCTCGGCGGCGAGGTCTCGCGGGTCTGGCTGTCGTCGTTCTTCTGCGTCGGCCTTGCGGTGCTGATCGCTGAACGGCTGGCGCTGCGCTCGATGGTACGGGCCTGGGCGCATGACGGCCGGCTCGACCGCCGCACCATCATCGTCGGCGCCGACCAGAACGGCGAGAAGCTGATCGAAACGCTGAACGCCGACGATGACACGGATATCCACGTGCTCGGCGTGTTCGACGACCGCAATGACGCCCGCGCCATGGACACCTGCGCCGGCTCGCCGAAGCTCGGCAAGGTCGACGACATCGTCGAGTTCGCGCGCCGCACCCGGGTCGACCTCGTGCTGTTCGCGCTGCCTATCTCGGCGGAGACCCGCATCCTGGAGATGCTGAAGAAGCTGTGGGTGCTGCCGGTCGACATCCGCCTGTCGGCCCATACCAACAAGCTGCGCTTCCGCCCCCGCTCCTACTCCTATCTCGGCAAGGTGCCGACGCTGGACGTGTTCGAGGCGCCGATCACTGATTGGGATCTGGTGCTGAAATGGCTGTTCGACCGCGTGGTCGGCGGCCTAGCCTTGCTTGCAGCGCTGCCGGTGCTCGGACTGGTCGCGCTCGCGGTCAAGCTCGACAGCTCCGGCCCGGTGCTGTTCCGCCAGAAGCGCTTCGGCTTCAACAACGAGCGGATCGACGTCTACAAGTTCCGCTCGCTCTACCATCACCAGGCCGATCCGACCGCCTCCAAGGTCGTGACCAAGAACGATCCGCGCGTCACCCGCGTCGGCCGTTTCATCCGCAAGTCTTCGCTCGACGAATTGCCGCAGCTGTTCAACGTCGTGCTGAAGGGCAATCTCTCGCTGGTCGGCCCGCGTCCACACGCGGTGCAGAGCAAGCTGGAAAACCGTCTGTTCGACGAGGCCGTCGACGGCTACTTCGCCCGCCACCGCGTCAAGCCCGGCATCACCGGCTGGGCGCAGATCAACGGCTGGCGCGGCGAGGTCGACACCGACGAGAAGATCCAGAAGCGCGTCGAATACGATCTCTACTACATCGAGAACTGGTCGGTGCTGTTTGACCTCTACATCCTGCTCAAAACCCCGTTCTCGCTGCTGACCAAGAGCGAGAACGCGTACTGA
- a CDS encoding glycosyltransferase family 4 protein, with amino-acid sequence MAQDQNQEPPLRILHVVRAPVGGIIRHILDVANGQIDRGHHVGIVADSLTGGTRADAVLAEIEPRLKLGVHRVAIRREPRFADLMVWAHIAGLIRKLKPDVVHGHGAKAGAYVRLRRRSSKVIRVYTPHGGSLHYPLDTWKGRFYSQLERTLMNSTDLFLFESAFARDTYQRTVGKPSGLVRCVFNGVTSEEFEPVAKADDASDVAYVGEFRRIKGADLLIDAVAKLRADGKSVTLTLGGDGEEFERLKEQVKRLSLGDAVRFIGHVKARFGFSKGSVLVVPSRGDSMPYVVIEAGAAGIPMIAANVGGIPEIFDTHTDALFAPSNAGAMADAIKAALDDPAATAARATKLRERISEHFSQSAMVEGVLAGYRDAFAKR; translated from the coding sequence ATGGCACAGGATCAAAATCAGGAACCACCGCTCCGTATCCTGCATGTCGTCCGTGCTCCGGTGGGCGGCATCATCCGCCACATCCTCGATGTCGCCAACGGCCAGATCGACCGCGGCCACCATGTCGGTATTGTCGCCGATAGCCTGACCGGCGGCACGCGGGCCGATGCGGTGCTCGCCGAGATCGAGCCGCGCCTCAAGCTCGGTGTCCACCGGGTGGCGATCCGCCGCGAGCCGCGCTTCGCCGACCTCATGGTCTGGGCGCATATCGCCGGCCTGATCCGGAAGCTGAAGCCCGATGTCGTGCATGGCCATGGCGCCAAGGCCGGCGCCTATGTCCGGCTGCGGCGACGGTCCAGCAAGGTGATCCGGGTCTACACGCCGCATGGCGGCTCGCTGCACTATCCGCTCGATACCTGGAAGGGCCGCTTCTACAGCCAGCTCGAGCGCACGCTGATGAACAGCACCGACCTGTTCCTGTTCGAGAGCGCGTTTGCCCGCGACACCTATCAGCGCACCGTGGGCAAGCCCAGCGGCCTCGTCCGCTGCGTCTTCAACGGCGTCACGTCAGAGGAATTCGAACCGGTCGCCAAGGCCGACGACGCCTCGGACGTGGCCTATGTCGGCGAATTCCGGCGCATCAAGGGCGCGGACCTCCTGATCGACGCGGTGGCGAAATTGCGCGCCGACGGCAAGTCGGTGACGCTGACGCTGGGCGGCGACGGCGAGGAGTTCGAGCGGCTCAAGGAACAGGTGAAGCGGCTGTCGCTCGGCGACGCCGTCCGCTTCATCGGCCACGTCAAGGCGCGCTTCGGCTTCTCGAAGGGCAGCGTTCTGGTGGTTCCCTCGCGCGGCGATTCGATGCCTTACGTGGTGATCGAGGCCGGCGCTGCGGGAATTCCGATGATTGCCGCAAATGTCGGCGGCATCCCGGAAATCTTCGATACCCACACCGACGCCCTGTTCGCACCCAGCAATGCCGGCGCGATGGCCGACGCCATCAAGGCCGCGCTCGACGATCCCGCCGCGACCGCTGCGCGCGCCACGAAACTCCGCGAACGGATTTCCGAACATTTCTCGCAGAGCGCGATGGTCGAAGGCGTGCTGGCCGGCTACCGTGATGCATTTGCCAAACGTTAA
- a CDS encoding polysaccharide biosynthesis/export family protein, with amino-acid sequence MRDLRAPLVCLIAALALSGCMGRTSPVAGDPGFDSMAYGQPSIAAPTAVAYAEPAPVREGYNLGPGDKLRVVVYGQEGLTNSYAIDAAGAITMPLIGSVPARGRTPAGLAAEITGRLRNGFIREPSVAVEIESYRPFFILGEVQAPGQYPYVPNMTIESAVAIAGGFSPRARRDEVTLTHTDASGAGRFVVPLGTPIGPGDTVFVGERWF; translated from the coding sequence ATGCGCGATCTGCGCGCTCCCCTCGTTTGTCTGATTGCTGCGCTCGCGCTGTCGGGCTGCATGGGCCGGACGTCGCCGGTTGCCGGCGACCCGGGCTTCGATTCGATGGCATATGGGCAGCCATCAATTGCCGCGCCGACGGCCGTGGCTTATGCCGAGCCCGCGCCCGTTCGCGAGGGCTACAATCTCGGCCCCGGCGACAAGCTCCGCGTCGTGGTCTACGGCCAGGAAGGGCTGACCAATTCCTATGCGATCGATGCCGCCGGCGCGATCACCATGCCGCTGATCGGCTCGGTGCCGGCACGCGGCCGGACGCCTGCCGGGCTTGCCGCCGAGATCACCGGAAGGCTGCGCAACGGCTTCATCCGCGAGCCGTCGGTGGCGGTCGAGATCGAGTCCTACCGGCCGTTCTTCATCCTCGGCGAAGTCCAGGCCCCCGGCCAATATCCGTATGTGCCCAACATGACGATCGAGAGCGCGGTGGCGATCGCCGGTGGTTTCTCGCCGCGCGCCAGGCGCGACGAAGTCACGCTCACCCATACCGATGCATCGGGCGCCGGCCGCTTCGTCGTTCCGCTGGGCACGCCGATCGGGCCCGGTGACACCGTGTTCGTCGGCGAGCGTTGGTTCTGA
- a CDS encoding exopolysaccharide transport family protein, producing the protein MRFAFWRRGKEKAVVQRALPKSAPVADEAVAKPASPKPAPDKPARPVEATDLDLHVLGRALARKRGWIIVPTVLVFALSLAAVNVVTPRYKSEARILIDNRENAFLRPNGERDLERTSLDAEAVTSQVQLLLSRDLARDIIKKNKLAERPEFDPVLRGFSPLKSLLALFGIGRDPFSLTPEERVLDSYYERFQAYAVDKSRVMVIEFQSEDPELAARVANSIADGYLVLQQGARQDQAKSASTWLLGEIDKLRTKVADADSRVEEFRSKSSLFVGTNNIPLSNQQMGELNTQLNNARALKADAETKARLIREMLQGGKPIEASEVLNSELIRRLAEQRGTLRAQLAEQSSTLLDNHPRIKELKAQIADLDRQLREEAGKISRSLDNDARVADGRVQALQASLDQSKRQASSSNSQDVQLRGLEREAKAQRDLLEAYLAKYREATARENIEAAPTDGRIISRATVSNTPAYPKKLPIVLIATLATLLLSSGIIITGELLRISAPGAVGRAFAPAAAVIRRREPVMDASATEPEPRLSPEPEFTSPLAPTLSPEPAPSPEPAVAYEPVIEPPAAPAQTVDEIDVLAERLVAAGPAAHKVTVLGPAPGESVTLTALTLARLMARQAKVVVVDLVASSPVLTAATVDPAAPGLAELMQGEATFAQIITKDRQSRVQIVSAGRPGFDRSHLQSPRLGLAIDALLRVYDHVLLDAGSAVDLPAELLTAKAQAVVVPDAGMAQDARRSMVDQLRAVGFSEVTMLSKPCAPSEAVVTGPRVVAA; encoded by the coding sequence ATGCGTTTTGCATTCTGGCGTAGAGGCAAGGAAAAGGCCGTCGTGCAACGGGCGCTGCCGAAGTCTGCGCCCGTTGCCGACGAAGCCGTTGCGAAGCCGGCTTCGCCAAAGCCCGCTCCGGACAAGCCGGCGCGTCCAGTGGAGGCGACCGATCTCGATCTGCATGTGCTCGGCCGTGCGCTGGCGCGCAAGCGCGGCTGGATCATCGTGCCGACCGTGCTGGTATTTGCCTTGTCGCTTGCCGCCGTCAACGTCGTGACGCCGCGCTACAAGTCCGAAGCGCGCATCCTGATCGATAACCGCGAGAACGCCTTCCTGCGGCCGAACGGCGAGCGCGACCTGGAGCGCACCTCGCTCGACGCCGAGGCCGTGACGAGCCAGGTGCAACTGTTGCTGTCGCGCGATCTCGCCCGCGACATCATCAAGAAGAACAAGCTCGCCGAGCGCCCCGAGTTCGATCCGGTGCTGCGGGGCTTCTCGCCGCTGAAGTCGCTGCTGGCGTTGTTCGGCATCGGCCGTGACCCGTTCAGCCTGACACCGGAAGAGCGGGTGCTTGATTCCTACTACGAGCGCTTCCAGGCCTATGCGGTCGACAAGTCGCGCGTCATGGTGATCGAATTCCAGTCGGAGGATCCCGAGCTTGCGGCGCGCGTCGCCAACTCGATCGCCGACGGCTATCTGGTGCTGCAGCAGGGGGCGCGGCAGGACCAGGCCAAGTCCGCCAGCACCTGGCTGCTGGGTGAGATCGACAAGCTGCGCACCAAGGTTGCGGACGCGGATTCGCGGGTCGAGGAATTCCGCTCCAAGTCGAGCCTGTTCGTCGGCACCAACAACATCCCACTGTCGAACCAGCAGATGGGCGAACTGAACACGCAGCTCAACAATGCCCGAGCGCTGAAAGCGGATGCCGAGACCAAGGCGCGGCTGATCCGCGAGATGCTTCAGGGCGGCAAGCCGATCGAGGCTTCGGAAGTGCTCAATTCCGAGCTGATCCGCCGGCTTGCCGAACAGCGCGGCACGCTGCGCGCACAGCTCGCCGAGCAATCGTCGACGCTGCTCGACAACCATCCGCGCATCAAGGAATTGAAGGCGCAGATCGCCGACCTCGACCGCCAATTGCGCGAGGAGGCCGGCAAGATTTCGCGCTCGCTCGACAACGACGCACGCGTCGCCGATGGTCGCGTCCAGGCGCTGCAGGCGAGCCTCGATCAGTCGAAGAGGCAGGCCTCTTCGAGCAACAGCCAGGACGTGCAGCTGCGCGGGCTGGAGCGCGAAGCCAAGGCGCAGCGCGATCTGCTGGAAGCCTATCTCGCCAAGTATCGCGAGGCGACGGCACGCGAGAACATCGAAGCAGCACCGACCGACGGCCGGATCATCTCGCGCGCCACGGTCTCGAACACGCCGGCCTATCCGAAGAAGCTGCCGATCGTGCTGATCGCGACCCTGGCGACGCTGTTGCTGTCGTCAGGCATCATCATCACCGGCGAGCTGCTGCGCATCTCCGCGCCCGGCGCGGTTGGTCGTGCCTTCGCGCCGGCGGCTGCCGTGATCCGGCGCCGCGAGCCGGTCATGGATGCTTCGGCCACCGAGCCGGAGCCGAGGCTGTCGCCTGAACCCGAGTTCACGTCGCCGCTCGCACCGACCCTGTCGCCGGAGCCTGCACCGTCGCCCGAACCCGCTGTCGCCTATGAGCCGGTCATCGAGCCGCCGGCTGCGCCCGCCCAGACGGTCGACGAGATCGATGTGCTGGCCGAGCGTCTCGTCGCGGCCGGTCCGGCCGCCCACAAGGTCACGGTGCTCGGCCCGGCCCCTGGCGAGAGCGTCACGCTGACCGCGCTGACACTGGCCCGTCTGATGGCGCGCCAGGCCAAGGTCGTGGTGGTCGATCTCGTCGCGTCTTCACCGGTGCTGACGGCGGCGACCGTCGATCCCGCTGCGCCGGGCCTTGCCGAACTGATGCAGGGCGAGGCGACGTTCGCGCAGATCATCACCAAGGATCGGCAGTCGCGGGTTCAAATCGTCAGCGCGGGGCGTCCGGGCTTCGATCGTTCGCATCTGCAATCGCCGCGGCTCGGGCTTGCGATCGATGCGCTGCTCCGGGTCTACGACCACGTGCTGCTCGACGCCGGCTCGGCCGTCGACCTGCCGGCCGAGCTGCTGACCGCAAAGGCGCAGGCCGTCGTGGTGCCCGATGCTGGAATGGCGCAGGATGCCCGCCGATCGATGGTCGATCAGCTCAGGGCGGTCGGCTTCTCCGAGGTGACGATGCTGAGCAAGCCCTGCGCGCCGTCAGAGGCGGTCGTGACGGGACCGCGCGTCGTGGCGGCCTGA
- a CDS encoding MFS transporter: protein MGTMSDDVEKRAIGKMMRRLIPFLILCYFVAYLDRVNVGFAKLHMNTALGLSEAAYGLGAGLFFVGYFFFEVPSNILLERFGARRWIARIMISWGIVSAAFAFIPQMSAASGLSNEWIFYFLRLLLGACEAGFFPGIIFYLTLWFPTIYRARVISLFMLAIPISSIIGAPISGLLLNLSGAGLTGWQWLFICEALPSVLVGFAVLAMLPDFPRQASWLQPDEIKWVQNTLEIERQKKEAVEHISVMQSLTDSRVLACALVYFCLNAASYGVAFFLPTIIKAFGVTDTQTGFIAALPFVFGAVGMVLLGRHSDKTGERRYHVAGALTLAAVGIGLAGLVSSPVLIVGLLCLAQIGVSAVPPMFWPMPASILNGASAAAGIAAINSLGNLSGFAGPFAMGYLKDLTGGFTAGLLLLAVVGLIGALVTIRLRIDPVLEQAAREPVLAH from the coding sequence ATGGGAACGATGAGCGACGATGTCGAGAAGCGCGCGATCGGAAAGATGATGCGACGGCTGATCCCGTTCCTCATCCTGTGTTACTTCGTGGCCTATCTCGATCGCGTAAATGTCGGCTTCGCCAAGCTGCACATGAACACGGCGCTCGGCCTCAGCGAAGCCGCCTACGGGCTCGGCGCGGGCCTGTTCTTCGTCGGCTACTTCTTCTTCGAAGTGCCCTCCAACATCCTTCTGGAACGGTTCGGCGCACGGCGCTGGATTGCCCGCATCATGATCAGCTGGGGCATCGTCTCGGCGGCATTCGCCTTCATCCCGCAGATGTCGGCGGCGAGCGGCCTCTCGAACGAATGGATCTTCTACTTCCTTCGCCTGCTGCTCGGCGCCTGCGAGGCCGGCTTCTTCCCCGGCATCATCTTCTATCTGACGCTCTGGTTCCCGACGATCTATCGGGCCCGCGTCATCAGCCTGTTCATGCTCGCGATCCCGATTTCCAGCATCATCGGGGCGCCGATCTCCGGCCTGCTGCTCAACCTGTCCGGAGCCGGCCTGACCGGGTGGCAGTGGCTGTTCATCTGCGAAGCACTGCCGTCGGTCCTGGTCGGTTTCGCCGTGCTGGCGATGCTGCCGGACTTCCCGCGTCAGGCGAGCTGGCTGCAGCCGGACGAGATCAAATGGGTGCAAAACACGCTTGAGATCGAGCGGCAGAAGAAGGAAGCCGTGGAGCACATCTCGGTCATGCAATCGCTCACCGACTCGCGGGTGCTCGCCTGCGCGCTGGTGTATTTCTGTCTCAATGCCGCAAGCTACGGCGTCGCATTCTTCCTGCCCACGATCATCAAGGCGTTTGGCGTTACCGACACCCAGACCGGCTTCATCGCCGCGCTGCCCTTCGTGTTCGGCGCGGTCGGCATGGTGCTGCTCGGCCGTCATTCCGACAAGACCGGCGAGCGGCGCTATCATGTCGCCGGAGCCTTGACGCTGGCCGCCGTCGGCATCGGCCTCGCCGGGCTGGTCTCAAGTCCCGTACTGATCGTCGGCCTGCTCTGCCTCGCACAGATCGGCGTGTCGGCTGTGCCGCCGATGTTCTGGCCGATGCCGGCCAGCATCCTGAACGGCGCCTCGGCCGCGGCCGGCATTGCCGCGATCAACTCGCTCGGCAATCTGTCGGGCTTCGCCGGCCCGTTCGCGATGGGCTATCTGAAGGACCTGACCGGTGGATTCACCGCAGGCCTGCTGCTGCTCGCGGTCGTCGGCTTGATCGGCGCCCTTGTCACGATCAGGCTGCGGATCGATCCGGTGCTGGAGCAAGCCGCACGCGAGCCGGTGCTGGCGCACTAG
- a CDS encoding LysR family transcriptional regulator, with protein MINNLKLRQLRLLVALDSERKLQLAAERLNITQSAASKMLAEIEAVARVPLFERTARGVEPTDYGSILIRGGRSVLADLDRVTNEFAGYRSGELGTVSVGTVAKPSIDLVVDVMQYLGEKLHRVNISLDVSTSPPLVARLLALELDFVVARIPAGVDPGQFDYHEIGAEQAGLLVRAEHPLAALDSVNLEDTVNLQWISQPRESFMRQALERLFYSRGIAPPQRMINTESFSASIGIAAGIDAIVPVPLLIFDLLDPQRFKMLRIRDQLMLESYGLIKLRRRALSPAATLVFDAMMRLGVASGRQGSEGSSA; from the coding sequence GTGATCAATAATCTGAAATTGCGCCAGTTGCGCCTGCTGGTCGCGCTTGACAGCGAGCGCAAGCTGCAGTTGGCCGCCGAGCGCCTTAACATCACCCAGTCGGCGGCATCCAAGATGCTGGCCGAGATCGAGGCGGTGGCGCGGGTTCCGCTGTTCGAGCGGACGGCGCGCGGCGTCGAGCCGACGGACTATGGCTCGATCCTGATCCGGGGCGGCCGGAGCGTGCTGGCCGACCTTGACCGGGTCACCAATGAATTCGCCGGATACCGGTCCGGCGAACTCGGCACCGTATCGGTTGGAACGGTTGCCAAGCCCAGCATCGACCTGGTCGTCGATGTCATGCAGTATCTCGGCGAGAAGCTGCACCGGGTGAACATTTCGCTCGATGTCAGCACCAGCCCGCCGCTGGTTGCGCGGCTGCTCGCGCTCGAGCTCGATTTCGTCGTTGCGCGCATCCCCGCCGGCGTCGATCCCGGGCAGTTCGACTATCACGAGATCGGCGCCGAGCAGGCCGGCCTGCTGGTTCGCGCCGAGCATCCGCTGGCCGCGCTCGACAGCGTCAACCTGGAAGACACGGTCAATCTGCAATGGATCTCCCAGCCGCGGGAATCCTTCATGCGCCAGGCGCTCGAGCGGCTGTTCTACAGTCGCGGCATTGCGCCGCCCCAGCGCATGATCAACACCGAATCGTTCTCGGCGTCGATCGGAATTGCCGCGGGGATCGATGCGATCGTGCCGGTGCCGCTGCTGATCTTCGATCTGCTCGATCCGCAGCGCTTCAAGATGCTGCGCATCCGCGACCAGCTGATGCTGGAGAGCTACGGGCTGATCAAGCTGCGCAGACGCGCGCTGTCGCCGGCCGCGACGCTGGTGTTCGATGCGATGATGCGGCTTGGCGTCGCGAGCGGACGGCAGGGGTCCGAGGGCTCTTCTGCCTAA
- a CDS encoding GNAT family N-acetyltransferase — protein sequence MIMAAAVEGQTAGTRTWPNAIRVAGVDIFHDLAAAEATWRSLETPQHSYTPYQRFDFLANWQRQVGEREGLRPFIVVAHDSERRPLLLLPLAVESRLGASCASFMGGKHATFNMALCDKDFAANATEADITALTGSIAERSRVDALVLCQQPLRWQDLPNPLALLPHQASVNDCPLLAIEPGAAPAALISNSFRRRLKGKERKLQPLPGYRYHVASNSADVCRLLDWFFRVKPQRMAEQKLPDVFAEPGVEQFIRSACLAPRADGQGYAIDIHALECDEEVIAIFAGVSDGHRFSMMFNTYTMSANSKFSPGLILMRDIIDRHAGLNYRAFDLGIGSDEYKRLFCKDDEAIVDSFIPLSLRGKPAASALSAISRAKRAVKHNPALFEIAQNLRSMFR from the coding sequence ATGATCATGGCGGCGGCAGTTGAAGGCCAGACGGCCGGCACGCGAACATGGCCGAACGCAATCCGCGTTGCCGGCGTCGACATCTTTCATGATCTCGCAGCCGCCGAGGCGACCTGGCGCAGTCTCGAGACACCGCAGCACAGCTACACGCCTTATCAGCGCTTCGACTTCCTCGCCAACTGGCAGCGCCAGGTCGGCGAGCGCGAAGGTCTGCGGCCCTTCATCGTCGTTGCCCATGACAGCGAACGCCGTCCGCTGTTGCTGCTGCCGCTCGCCGTCGAGTCCCGCCTGGGCGCGAGCTGCGCGAGCTTCATGGGCGGCAAGCATGCGACCTTCAACATGGCGCTGTGCGACAAGGATTTCGCCGCCAATGCGACCGAGGCCGACATCACGGCCCTGACCGGATCGATTGCCGAGCGCTCCCGCGTCGATGCGCTGGTGCTCTGCCAGCAGCCGCTGCGCTGGCAGGACCTGCCCAATCCGCTGGCGCTGCTGCCGCACCAGGCTTCGGTGAATGACTGCCCGCTGCTGGCGATCGAGCCAGGCGCCGCGCCGGCGGCGCTGATCAGCAATTCGTTCCGCCGCCGCCTCAAGGGCAAGGAGCGCAAGCTGCAACCGCTGCCCGGCTACCGCTATCACGTCGCGAGCAACAGCGCCGACGTCTGCCGCCTCCTGGATTGGTTCTTCCGCGTCAAGCCGCAGCGCATGGCCGAGCAGAAATTGCCTGATGTGTTCGCCGAGCCCGGCGTCGAGCAGTTCATTCGCAGCGCCTGTCTTGCGCCGCGCGCCGACGGCCAGGGCTATGCAATCGACATCCACGCGCTGGAGTGCGACGAGGAAGTGATCGCGATCTTCGCCGGCGTCTCCGACGGACATCGCTTCTCGATGATGTTCAACACCTACACGATGTCGGCCAATTCCAAATTCAGCCCCGGCCTGATCCTGATGCGCGACATCATCGATCGCCATGCCGGCCTGAACTACCGCGCCTTCGACCTCGGCATCGGCTCGGACGAGTACAAGCGGCTGTTCTGCAAGGACGACGAAGCGATCGTCGACAGCTTCATTCCGCTCAGCCTGCGCGGCAAGCCGGCGGCGAGCGCGCTGTCGGCCATCAGCCGCGCCAAGCGCGCGGTGAAGCACAATCCGGCGCTGTTCGAAATCGCGCAGAACCTGCGCAGCATGTTCCGCTGA
- a CDS encoding polysaccharide deacetylase family protein: MELAYISGAFRLREREAGGAGVILRFARVRPAQRARFQPLRSQEITPGFLDRTIRALKRWKYDIVGIDEACRRAVTMPERRRFVCLSFDGATKDFITHGYPVLARHGVPFTLYLPTAFPDGVGVAWWLVLEDIIARENRISMMIDGRERHFVVSSRSDKYELFDFLSGWLRKLSPPDLSYAVNDLGRRYSVDAVQLSRGASLDWQDLAKLAADPNVTFGSATVNYPALSSLKDAAAQREMAMGQAVAESALRRQVRHFAYPFGDRDAFARPHVVMAEEAGFASAVSTISGIVEAQGRTNLHALPRIAWDGRVRSLRMMRVLLSGVMFAPVRPTRSARDQGGT, translated from the coding sequence ATGGAGCTCGCCTATATCAGCGGCGCCTTCAGGTTGCGGGAACGCGAGGCCGGGGGCGCCGGGGTGATCCTGCGCTTCGCGCGTGTCCGCCCGGCCCAGCGGGCGCGGTTTCAGCCGCTGAGGTCGCAGGAGATCACGCCTGGCTTCCTCGATCGCACCATTCGCGCGCTGAAGCGTTGGAAGTACGACATCGTCGGAATCGACGAGGCCTGCCGCCGCGCGGTGACGATGCCGGAGCGCCGCCGCTTTGTCTGCCTGAGCTTCGACGGAGCCACCAAGGACTTCATCACGCATGGCTATCCCGTGCTCGCCAGGCACGGCGTTCCCTTCACTCTCTATCTGCCGACGGCCTTTCCGGATGGCGTAGGCGTCGCGTGGTGGCTGGTGCTCGAGGACATCATCGCGCGCGAAAACCGCATCAGCATGATGATCGATGGCAGGGAGCGGCACTTCGTGGTCTCAAGCCGGTCGGACAAATACGAGCTGTTCGATTTCCTGTCGGGCTGGCTGCGCAAGCTGTCGCCGCCCGATCTATCCTACGCGGTGAACGATCTCGGCCGGCGCTATTCGGTCGATGCTGTGCAATTGTCGCGCGGTGCCTCGCTCGATTGGCAGGATCTGGCGAAGCTGGCGGCCGATCCGAACGTGACGTTCGGCAGCGCAACCGTGAACTATCCAGCGCTGTCGAGCCTGAAGGATGCGGCCGCGCAGCGCGAGATGGCGATGGGACAGGCGGTGGCCGAAAGTGCGCTGCGGCGGCAGGTCAGGCATTTCGCGTATCCCTTCGGGGACCGCGACGCTTTCGCCCGTCCGCATGTCGTGATGGCGGAAGAGGCCGGCTTCGCCAGCGCGGTGTCGACCATATCGGGGATCGTCGAGGCGCAGGGGCGCACCAATCTCCACGCGCTGCCGCGCATCGCATGGGATGGCCGCGTACGCTCGCTGCGGATGATGCGCGTGCTGTTGTCAGGCGTGATGTTCGCGCCGGTTCGGCCGACGCGGAGCGCGCGTGACCAGGGCGGAACCTAA
- a CDS encoding DUF2842 domain-containing protein, whose amino-acid sequence MAIRTRKLLGTIFLLILVVVWSLLGMTVAQTPWLANSGLLQAIFYVVAGLGWVLPAMPIVSWMSRPDRA is encoded by the coding sequence ATGGCCATACGCACCCGCAAACTGCTCGGAACCATCTTCCTGCTGATCCTGGTCGTGGTGTGGTCGCTGCTTGGCATGACGGTCGCCCAGACCCCGTGGCTCGCCAATTCAGGGCTGCTGCAGGCGATCTTCTACGTCGTCGCCGGCCTTGGCTGGGTGCTGCCGGCGATGCCGATCGTGTCCTGGATGTCGCGGCCCGATCGCGCCTAA